One genomic region from Cucumis melo cultivar AY chromosome 9, USDA_Cmelo_AY_1.0, whole genome shotgun sequence encodes:
- the LOC127150861 gene encoding uncharacterized protein LOC127150861 produces the protein MGKVATNVLGVCDTKGDFVYVLANWEGSAADSRILLDALSRPNGLKVPRGYYYLVDAGYPNAEGFLAPYRGQRYHLQEWCSLENAPSTSKEVFNMKHSYTHNVIERAFGVLKGQWTILQGKSYYLVEVQCRTILACCFLHNLINRKMTNFDIEDNIDEVDSTHATTVVDDIHYIETSNEWSQWRDDLAEEMFTD, from the exons ATGGGGAAGGTGGCCACAAATGTACTTGGcgtgtgtgacacgaaaggagaTTTCGTTTACGTACTTGCCAATTGGGAAGGATCAGCTGCGGACTCACGCATCCTCCTTGATGCCCTTTCAAGACCTAATGGCCTGAAGGTGCCCAGGG GCTATTACTACCTGGTTGATGCCGGGTACCCAAATGCGGAGGGTTTCCTGGCACCATACAGAGGCCAACGCTATCACTTGCAAGAATGGTGTAGCCTTGAAAATGCACCTTCAACGTCGAAAGAGGTCTTCAATATGAAGCATTCGTATACTCATAATGTAATTGAAAGAGCATTCGGTGTCTTGAAGGGTCAATGGACGATACTGCAGGGAAAGTCATACTACCTTGTAGAAGTTCAATGTCGCACAATACTTGCATGTTGTTTCCTCCACAACCTTATCAATAGGAAGATGACAAACTTTGATATAGAAGACAACATAGATGAGGTTGATTCCACCCACGCGACTACTGTCGTCgatgacatacattacatagagaCGTCGAATGAGTGGAGTCAATGGAGGGACGACCTTGCAGAAGAAATGTTTACTGATTAG